Proteins encoded together in one Planctopirus ephydatiae window:
- the secE gene encoding preprotein translocase subunit SecE, producing MASTAQATIWQSIISPGLYKRNQGRLVRYLTAAAMILAVLLGSWTFSVRIFDDLVAQLATAFPAISNFSNAIRIAVPTVMAVLGSWCAWRLVHYPVFADFLIEVESEMSRVTWPERPELMKATGVVLFVTISLSLVLFGFDLFWQWVLGLIGVLQIYS from the coding sequence ATGGCAAGCACTGCCCAAGCTACAATCTGGCAATCGATCATCTCCCCTGGCCTTTATAAAAGGAATCAGGGACGGCTCGTTCGTTACCTGACGGCCGCTGCCATGATTCTTGCGGTCCTCTTGGGTTCATGGACATTTTCTGTACGAATCTTTGACGATCTCGTGGCTCAGTTGGCTACGGCTTTTCCGGCGATCTCTAACTTTTCGAATGCCATTCGAATTGCTGTTCCCACAGTGATGGCAGTACTCGGAAGTTGGTGTGCCTGGAGGCTTGTGCACTATCCTGTGTTTGCTGATTTCCTGATTGAAGTTGAATCAGAAATGAGCCGGGTCACTTGGCCGGAACGGCCCGAACTCATGAAGGCGACCGGGGTTGTTCTCTTTGTGACAATTTCATTAAGTCTGGTTTTGTTTGGGTTTGATCTCTTCTGGCAATGGGTCCTGGGCTTGATTGGCGTGTTGCAGATTTACAGTTAG
- the nusG gene encoding transcription termination/antitermination protein NusG, with the protein MAVDGKATEGVAGGASSSSSEVASTENAMHWYVLKITSNREKSIRDNLLRRIRQEGLEQFFGEILIPTEKVVENKNGKKKVVEHKLYPGYLMVQMILNDDTWYIVRTTGGVGDFTGSAGKPTPMQDHEIARMLQKQEQKQESAAPAMKIEFAVGDIVKIKEGTFEGFEGPIDSIDEANGKINVLVEIFGRSTPVELEYWQAERP; encoded by the coding sequence ATGGCGGTAGATGGGAAGGCGACAGAAGGAGTCGCTGGGGGTGCTTCCTCCAGTAGCTCAGAGGTTGCTTCGACCGAGAACGCCATGCACTGGTACGTTTTGAAGATTACGAGCAATCGTGAGAAATCAATTCGAGACAATCTCCTCAGGCGAATTCGGCAGGAAGGCCTCGAACAGTTTTTTGGTGAGATTCTGATTCCCACTGAAAAGGTCGTTGAGAATAAGAACGGTAAGAAGAAAGTTGTCGAGCACAAACTGTACCCTGGGTACCTCATGGTTCAGATGATTCTGAATGATGACACCTGGTACATTGTGAGGACGACTGGTGGTGTGGGTGATTTCACCGGTTCTGCCGGTAAGCCGACACCGATGCAGGATCACGAGATTGCTCGTATGCTGCAAAAGCAGGAACAGAAGCAGGAATCTGCTGCTCCTGCGATGAAAATTGAGTTCGCTGTGGGTGATATTGTGAAAATCAAGGAAGGGACCTTCGAAGGTTTTGAAGGACCGATTGATTCGATTGACGAAGCGAACGGTAAGATTAACGTGCTGGTGGAAATTTTTGGACGGTCAACACCCGTTGAACTGGAGTACTGGCAGGCTGAAAGGCCCTAG